Proteins encoded within one genomic window of Phototrophicus methaneseepsis:
- a CDS encoding FAD binding domain-containing protein, whose product MWDRYESVTTLAEALSLLNEYGETARVIAGGTDIIIEMEQGKRSGVSCLIDITRVPGLDVITLDEDGIIHLGPLVTHNHIVGSELVVERGLPLALACWEVGAPQIRNRATVAGNLITGSPANDTIAPLLAMNAAVTLTSVEGERVVPLADFYTGLRRSVMAPNEMLTEITFPALKPNERGVFLKLGLRRTQAISVVNAAVVLRFSGEVVEAARISLGSVAPTVIRVGAAEEALVGRTLNEETIREVARVAASVPQPIKDVRSTAEYRSEMVKVLVARALRILAAGEEASSFPQDPAMLWGAHQARVNGNGLASPVEHQADSSIVATINGKSYSVATGQDKTLLDWLREDVGLTGSKEGCAEGECGACTVYLDGAAVMACMVPAPRAHGASIVTIEGLCPNDELHPIQQAFVNQAAVQCGYCTPGFVMAGAKLIEEHPDPTNEQIHHSISGNLCRCTGYYAIINAVKEAATLAKQASQPVIDQPRGTTDEE is encoded by the coding sequence ATGTGGGATCGTTACGAAAGCGTCACGACGCTGGCAGAAGCACTTTCACTACTCAATGAATATGGCGAGACAGCACGCGTTATCGCAGGTGGCACGGATATCATTATTGAAATGGAGCAAGGTAAACGCTCTGGTGTTTCCTGCTTAATTGATATTACGCGCGTGCCTGGGCTAGATGTGATTACGCTTGACGAGGATGGCATCATTCATCTGGGGCCGCTGGTAACGCATAATCACATTGTAGGGAGTGAGCTGGTGGTGGAGCGGGGCTTACCCCTGGCGCTGGCTTGCTGGGAAGTTGGCGCACCACAGATCCGCAATCGCGCGACGGTGGCTGGCAACCTCATAACGGGCAGCCCTGCCAATGATACGATTGCGCCCCTGCTGGCCATGAACGCTGCTGTGACGTTGACATCTGTTGAGGGTGAGCGTGTGGTGCCCCTTGCAGATTTCTACACGGGCTTGCGTCGCTCTGTCATGGCGCCGAACGAGATGCTTACGGAGATTACCTTCCCGGCTCTGAAGCCGAATGAGCGCGGCGTCTTTCTTAAGCTTGGCCTGCGCCGGACGCAAGCGATCTCAGTCGTGAATGCGGCGGTCGTGCTGCGATTCTCTGGCGAGGTGGTTGAAGCCGCACGTATCAGCCTGGGTAGTGTTGCGCCAACGGTGATTCGTGTCGGAGCGGCTGAAGAAGCTTTGGTTGGGCGCACACTCAATGAAGAAACAATCCGTGAAGTCGCCCGTGTGGCAGCGAGTGTGCCGCAGCCGATTAAGGACGTCCGTAGTACGGCTGAATACCGCAGCGAGATGGTGAAGGTATTGGTGGCGCGGGCATTGCGTATTCTGGCCGCGGGTGAAGAAGCGAGCAGCTTCCCCCAGGACCCGGCTATGCTGTGGGGTGCGCATCAAGCGCGCGTCAATGGCAATGGGCTAGCATCACCTGTTGAACATCAGGCTGATTCATCCATTGTAGCCACCATCAACGGCAAATCGTATTCCGTAGCGACAGGGCAGGATAAAACCCTGTTGGATTGGTTGCGAGAAGATGTTGGCCTGACAGGCTCCAAAGAAGGGTGCGCCGAGGGGGAATGTGGCGCTTGCACAGTCTACCTGGATGGCGCGGCGGTGATGGCTTGCATGGTCCCGGCACCACGTGCCCATGGGGCGTCTATCGTCACCATTGAGGGACTGTGCCCAAATGATGAACTGCACCCAATCCAACAGGCATTTGTGAACCAAGCTGCTGTACAATGTGGCTATTGCACGCCAGGTTTTGTTATGGCGGGCGCCAAGCTCATTGAAGAACATCCTGACCCAACCAATGAGCAAATTCATCATAGCATCAGTGGCAACTTATGCCGCTGTACGGGCTACTACGCCATTATCAATGCCGTAAAGGAAGCAGCGACATTGGCAAAACAAGCGAGTCAGCCCGTTATTGATCAACCGAGGGGAACCACTGACGAGGAGTAA
- a CDS encoding xanthine dehydrogenase family protein molybdopterin-binding subunit, translated as MPKDKTIVVGQSVKRIDARGKVTGETPYPGDFSMPGQSWMKVRFSDRAHARVLDVDTSQAEALPGVIGVLTSRDVPVNEYGLVMKDQPVLCGPGGDKRGTDVVRCYMDMIAIVVAETEAIAEKAVGLIDVIYEDLPGVFDMEAAMADGAPQLHPDTPNNILCHYRIRKGDMDVAWAKADVVVEDVYETTWQEHAFLQPEAGLSYIDDEGRVTVVVAGQWTHEDQEQIYHALNLPQEQVRVIYPAIGGAFGGREDMSVQVVLALAAHTFKRPVKVQWSRSESILHHHKRHPIKVYAKWGATKEGTVVAVESRVIGDAGAYNYTTTKVMGNANMMASGPYIVENIHIDTYGVYTNNIPCGAFRGFGAPQALLAAEGQMNKLALALDMDPVELRQKNAFREGSITSVGTPLPKGVSMPEVIEACARESYWQQQNGQWRRDALEQPANPAKRRGIGFAAGYKNVGYSFGFPEHSHALIELYGKAKIEEVVLHAAGADVGQGAHTVMMQMAADAVGVPFEKVRIIASDTAYTGSSGSASASRLTFMSGNAIRGAAELALERWKAEERPAIGDYTYRPPKTTPYDPMTGRSEPNFAYGYTAQAVEVEVDIETGIVRLLNVVSANDVGRAINPQLVQGQIEGAVAQAAGYALMEYLVSEEGVIRNPYLSTYLIPTAQDMPPQVKSVILEYADPIGPWGARGMGEMPLLPLTPAIAAAIYDATGVWMNSQPFTPDKVVAKLREHGIGVI; from the coding sequence GTGCCGAAGGACAAAACGATCGTCGTCGGGCAATCGGTAAAGCGCATTGACGCACGCGGTAAAGTCACCGGAGAAACGCCTTACCCTGGCGACTTCAGTATGCCGGGTCAATCCTGGATGAAAGTACGCTTTAGCGACCGTGCCCATGCGCGCGTGTTAGATGTAGATACCAGCCAGGCCGAAGCCTTGCCGGGTGTGATCGGCGTGCTGACATCACGCGATGTGCCTGTGAATGAGTACGGCCTCGTCATGAAAGATCAGCCTGTTTTGTGCGGCCCTGGTGGCGATAAGCGCGGTACAGATGTGGTGCGCTGCTACATGGATATGATCGCCATCGTCGTTGCGGAGACAGAAGCTATTGCTGAAAAAGCAGTTGGCCTCATTGATGTGATCTATGAAGATTTGCCGGGTGTGTTCGATATGGAAGCGGCTATGGCTGATGGTGCGCCACAGCTTCATCCAGATACGCCCAATAATATCCTGTGCCATTATCGCATCCGTAAAGGCGATATGGATGTGGCCTGGGCGAAGGCGGATGTCGTTGTAGAAGATGTCTATGAGACGACATGGCAGGAACATGCTTTCCTCCAGCCAGAAGCGGGCCTCTCGTATATTGATGATGAAGGCCGGGTCACGGTCGTCGTCGCTGGTCAATGGACCCACGAAGATCAGGAGCAAATCTATCACGCCCTGAATTTGCCGCAGGAGCAGGTACGTGTCATCTATCCGGCTATTGGTGGCGCATTCGGCGGGCGCGAGGATATGTCTGTACAGGTCGTCCTTGCATTGGCTGCCCATACGTTCAAGCGGCCTGTCAAAGTGCAGTGGAGCCGTTCAGAGTCGATCCTGCATCATCATAAACGCCATCCCATCAAAGTGTATGCTAAATGGGGTGCGACGAAAGAGGGTACCGTTGTCGCGGTTGAATCCCGCGTGATTGGGGATGCCGGCGCTTATAATTACACGACGACCAAGGTCATGGGCAATGCCAATATGATGGCGAGCGGCCCCTATATCGTCGAAAATATCCATATTGATACTTACGGCGTCTATACCAATAACATTCCCTGTGGGGCGTTTCGAGGGTTTGGCGCGCCACAAGCTTTGCTGGCGGCAGAAGGCCAGATGAACAAGCTAGCCCTTGCGCTGGATATGGACCCCGTTGAACTACGTCAGAAGAATGCTTTCCGTGAAGGCAGTATCACGTCTGTGGGCACGCCTTTGCCAAAGGGCGTTTCCATGCCGGAAGTGATCGAAGCATGTGCTCGTGAATCTTATTGGCAGCAGCAGAATGGGCAATGGCGGCGCGATGCCTTGGAGCAGCCTGCTAATCCGGCCAAGCGCCGCGGGATTGGCTTCGCCGCGGGTTATAAGAATGTGGGCTACAGCTTCGGCTTCCCGGAGCATTCTCACGCATTGATTGAACTGTATGGTAAAGCGAAGATCGAAGAAGTTGTCTTGCACGCTGCCGGGGCTGATGTCGGCCAGGGGGCGCATACGGTCATGATGCAGATGGCTGCGGATGCTGTTGGCGTCCCGTTTGAAAAAGTCCGTATTATCGCCAGTGATACGGCCTATACAGGCAGCTCCGGTAGTGCTTCTGCTTCGCGCCTGACGTTTATGTCCGGGAATGCGATCCGCGGGGCTGCTGAACTGGCGCTGGAACGGTGGAAAGCTGAAGAACGCCCAGCTATTGGCGATTATACGTATCGCCCACCTAAGACGACGCCCTATGATCCTATGACAGGGCGCAGCGAACCGAACTTCGCCTATGGCTATACAGCGCAGGCTGTGGAGGTCGAAGTCGACATTGAGACGGGCATTGTTCGCTTGTTAAACGTCGTTTCTGCAAATGATGTGGGCCGTGCGATTAACCCTCAGCTCGTGCAGGGACAGATCGAAGGGGCTGTTGCACAGGCAGCAGGTTACGCGCTGATGGAATATCTCGTGAGCGAAGAGGGCGTCATCCGTAATCCATATCTGTCGACATACCTGATCCCGACAGCACAAGATATGCCGCCGCAAGTCAAATCTGTCATTCTGGAATATGCTGATCCTATTGGTCCCTGGGGTGCGCGTGGGATGGGGGAGATGCCGCTGTTACCGTTAACGCCAGCGATTGCTGCGGCGATTTACGATGCGACAGGCGTCTGGATGAATTCGCAGCCCTTTACGCCGGATAAAGTCGTGGCTAAATTGCGCGAGCATGGCATTGGGGTTATCTAG
- a CDS encoding metallophosphoesterase family protein, whose protein sequence is MKLLTVSDTVMPTLENAANLRRRYSDVDLVVSCGDLPVAYLEYITTILNVPMVYVRGNHDESYEESPPGGINLHQKIFTYEGISFVGLEGSIKYNRGKIQYTQRQMNGMVRGMCLKMRLHKFQTGFYPDILVTHSPPWGIHDADDVPHRGFKGLLTFMQRYKPRYMFHGHVHTWDRRKTVVTDYEETTIMNINPYTIIEIEPRKKQ, encoded by the coding sequence TTGAAGCTCCTGACAGTTAGCGATACGGTTATGCCAACGTTAGAAAACGCTGCTAATCTACGAAGGCGTTATAGTGATGTTGATCTGGTCGTCAGTTGTGGTGACCTCCCTGTTGCTTATCTGGAGTACATTACAACGATATTGAACGTCCCGATGGTCTATGTTCGTGGCAATCATGATGAATCGTATGAAGAATCACCACCTGGTGGCATCAACTTACATCAAAAGATATTTACTTATGAGGGTATTTCATTTGTTGGGCTAGAAGGCTCCATTAAATACAATCGCGGTAAAATACAATATACCCAGCGCCAGATGAACGGTATGGTGCGTGGGATGTGCCTTAAGATGAGACTTCATAAATTTCAGACGGGTTTTTACCCAGATATTCTGGTGACGCACTCACCCCCATGGGGGATTCACGATGCTGATGACGTTCCCCATCGTGGTTTTAAGGGCCTGCTGACCTTTATGCAGCGCTATAAGCCACGTTATATGTTCCATGGGCATGTTCATACCTGGGATCGTCGTAAGACGGTGGTCACAGACTATGAAGAGACAACGATCATGAATATCAATCCGTATACTATTATAGAAATTGAACCACGTAAAAAACAGTAA
- a CDS encoding DUF6909 family protein gives MERTVPRRIGDEIQLYMRTYYSLLRSSHPFDIETLEESHMAMNSSLHVNAGELDPDMSAFLYAALRLPYCILDVKRVWIGQTERSFVQAGYEDIAEWERVYAPGRRRRMQFDGKSTLVAFIASRSDIDDLVPILVAFQMEWNKLHMLLQDSVAQDWLLERAGQQDQLSEQESTYLATALHVSVPDLRRLEIVWQGHLIDTLLKVSQYRKDMSVGLISGSLSDYRRATASWWSELCKVVAEDGIDPEDRPVYFVSSNTHSIVNLITGYARRHETGLVEYIENYNYESLLAEYQDIQRYGHKSLENFLYYVLGKYLQDDAANALERVREAEHSVGIYRVPNKHGFQIEAQIIDMGKLNPVWLDPRLRPAEDASGLGISGLGASDALIINIDYPLGMAGFEILSRISERVAQLLGVYVMGKAATLNGRVGDVMIPNVVHDEHSQNTYLFDNCFSADDVKRYMTYGNTLDNQKAVTALGTFLQNQTYMSVFYREGYTDIEMESGPYLSAIYEAFRPKRHPNDEIVNMYQVPFDIGFLHYASDTPMKHGQNLGAINLAYMGVEPTYATAIAILRRIFSKEIARLSQNMPTMAV, from the coding sequence ATGGAAAGAACTGTACCCCGCCGCATTGGCGATGAAATCCAACTATATATGCGCACGTATTATTCTTTGCTGCGCTCCAGCCACCCCTTCGACATTGAAACACTTGAAGAAAGCCATATGGCAATGAACTCTTCGCTGCATGTCAATGCAGGGGAGTTAGACCCAGATATGTCGGCGTTTTTGTATGCTGCGTTGCGTTTGCCATACTGCATTCTGGATGTTAAGCGCGTCTGGATCGGCCAGACGGAGCGTTCTTTTGTCCAGGCGGGGTATGAAGATATTGCGGAATGGGAGCGCGTTTATGCGCCGGGTCGTCGTCGCCGGATGCAATTCGACGGTAAGAGCACGCTGGTAGCCTTTATTGCCAGCCGCTCCGATATTGATGATCTTGTCCCTATTCTGGTGGCTTTCCAGATGGAGTGGAATAAGCTGCATATGCTGCTGCAAGATAGTGTCGCTCAGGATTGGCTGTTGGAGCGCGCGGGCCAGCAGGATCAGCTTTCTGAGCAGGAGAGCACTTATCTGGCGACAGCCCTGCACGTCAGCGTGCCGGATCTGCGCCGCCTTGAGATTGTCTGGCAGGGTCACCTGATTGATACGCTCTTAAAAGTGTCGCAGTACCGTAAGGACATGTCCGTTGGCCTGATTTCTGGGTCTCTCTCAGATTACCGCCGTGCGACGGCGTCTTGGTGGTCAGAGTTGTGCAAAGTCGTTGCTGAGGATGGCATCGACCCGGAAGATCGCCCGGTCTATTTTGTCTCCAGTAACACGCATTCGATTGTCAACCTGATTACCGGATATGCGCGTCGGCACGAAACAGGCCTTGTCGAATATATTGAAAACTATAACTACGAATCCCTGCTGGCAGAATATCAGGATATTCAGCGTTATGGTCATAAAAGCCTGGAGAACTTCCTGTATTACGTGCTTGGCAAGTACCTACAGGATGACGCGGCCAATGCGTTGGAGCGTGTCCGAGAGGCGGAGCACAGCGTTGGGATTTATCGGGTTCCTAATAAACATGGCTTCCAGATCGAAGCGCAGATTATCGATATGGGTAAGCTGAACCCTGTCTGGCTGGACCCACGGTTGCGGCCTGCTGAGGATGCGAGCGGCCTGGGTATCAGCGGATTAGGGGCCAGCGATGCCCTGATCATCAATATTGACTATCCGCTGGGCATGGCTGGCTTTGAAATTCTCAGTCGTATCTCCGAGCGTGTCGCTCAGTTGCTCGGCGTCTATGTTATGGGGAAGGCCGCCACGCTCAATGGCCGGGTAGGGGATGTGATGATCCCGAATGTGGTGCATGACGAGCATTCACAGAATACCTACCTGTTCGATAACTGCTTCTCTGCAGATGACGTTAAGCGCTATATGACCTATGGCAATACGCTTGATAACCAGAAAGCCGTCACCGCGTTAGGGACCTTTTTGCAAAACCAGACCTATATGAGCGTCTTCTATCGGGAGGGCTATACGGATATTGAGATGGAATCCGGCCCCTACCTTTCCGCGATTTACGAAGCGTTCCGGCCTAAGCGCCACCCGAATGACGAAATCGTCAACATGTATCAGGTGCCATTTGATATTGGCTTTTTGCATTACGCATCGGATACGCCCATGAAGCACGGCCAAAACCTGGGCGCGATCAACTTGGCCTATATGGGGGTTGAACCGACGTATGCGACAGCCATCGCCATATTGCGGCGCATCTTCAGTAAAGAGATTGCGCGCCTATCCCAAAATATGCCCACTATGGCCGTCTAG
- a CDS encoding XdhC family protein yields the protein MADDNRDVYEALLAAHDAGASVALATIIQTQGSIPRHSGSKMLVYQDGHIVGTIGGGSMESRVIEEAIAAIADGEARIKTYNLNNPADGDPGICGGTARIYIEPLNTAPTLLVIGAGHVGKAVAELGKWMGYRVVVTDDRPGFASEANVSGMDVYVECAVEAVVEQVPITARTYVAAVTRGLPIDVNLIPALLATPSPYIGLIGSRRRWALTVAALKEKYGLTHDQLSRVRSPIGLELEAETPKEIALSILAEITMVRRGGTGTPMHWMGSADANAPVEYVGDEAK from the coding sequence ATGGCTGATGACAATCGAGATGTCTACGAAGCGCTTTTAGCTGCCCATGATGCGGGGGCCAGCGTGGCCCTTGCCACCATCATACAGACGCAGGGATCCATCCCGCGCCATAGTGGGAGCAAGATGCTCGTCTATCAAGATGGGCATATCGTCGGCACGATTGGGGGTGGCTCGATGGAATCCAGAGTCATTGAAGAAGCCATTGCCGCCATTGCTGATGGTGAGGCGCGCATCAAGACCTACAACCTGAACAACCCTGCGGATGGTGATCCCGGTATCTGCGGCGGTACAGCGCGTATTTACATCGAGCCGCTTAATACTGCGCCGACGCTGCTTGTGATCGGAGCAGGGCATGTTGGTAAGGCCGTTGCGGAGTTGGGTAAATGGATGGGATACCGTGTTGTTGTGACGGATGATCGCCCCGGCTTTGCCAGCGAAGCGAATGTCTCTGGGATGGATGTCTATGTTGAATGTGCTGTGGAAGCGGTCGTGGAGCAGGTGCCGATTACAGCGCGCACCTATGTGGCGGCTGTAACGCGCGGTCTGCCCATTGATGTGAACTTAATCCCGGCCCTCCTGGCGACACCATCGCCCTATATTGGCCTGATTGGCAGCCGCCGCCGCTGGGCGCTGACGGTTGCAGCGCTCAAAGAAAAATACGGTTTAACACATGACCAGCTATCCCGGGTTCGGTCTCCCATTGGCCTGGAATTGGAGGCGGAAACGCCAAAAGAGATCGCCCTCAGCATCCTGGCGGAAATCACAATGGTACGCCGAGGGGGAACAGGGACCCCGATGCATTGGATGGGATCAGCGGATGCAAATGCCCCTGTGGAATATGTCGGTGATGAGGCTAAGTGA